The genomic segment GGAGGAGTTAGTTAGAAGGAATCTTTTCTGTTAGCCGGACGTCTGCATGCAAATAAGCACAATCCTGTATAAATAACTGAAGGATGTATTGGTTCAGACAGTTTTTGAGatcgattcattcttaattCATTCAGATCATATTTTCTCATTCCCttcattctctctctctttatctctctttctctctcaaatTTGTTCTATTCCCTTTCTGTTTTCTCCTAACATTTTCTTGCTCAGAAAGTTAACCACAACATTTAACAGGATCTATTCCTCATTGTATTATCAACTTCTCAATGATGGTATCAAGTGAAACAGGAACTGATCTCTGGGCATTTGGCGATTTCACCTGGCTTCAAAACTTCAAGGGAGGAGGAGAACTTGAGTACTCCTCTCGGAACCTTTTGCGCATTAAAACCATAAGCCTCTCGACAAATAATTGAGTGGGTGAGATCCCTGATGGGATAATGGATCTGGTTGATTTGCTAACTTTGAACCTTTCACATAATCATTTCACTGGAAGAATCCCCGAGAAGATTGGCAGCTTGAAGCAACTTGAGTCGCTTGATCTATCAATGAATGAACTCTTCGGTGCAATCCCTGAAAGCTTATCTGCTTTAAACTGGTTAAACTTCCTGAATTCGTCACACAATAAGCTATTAGGGCCAATACCATCAGGGAATCAAATTCAGACCTTAATCAATCCATCTATCTATGAAGGAAACAGTGGACTCTGTGGTGAGCCACTCCCAAATGACTGCCTAGAACATAAATTGCCTACGAAATATGGGCATATTCATGATGATATAGGCCACGCGAGTCTAATTGGTCTTGGTTTTATGCTAGTATAGGACGGGGTTATGCTGTCGGGCTATTGGGAGTTTTGGGGATCCTTCAGTTCAAGAAGTCATGGCGCTATGCATGCATACCTCAGGTTTCTGGAAAATGCCTATGACAAAATCTGCGTAATTCTTGCATTGAAGGCCAATCAGCTGAGGAGGAATTTCCATTGAGTAATGCCCTGTAAAAgcacatttattttgtttttcataTCACGCAGCAGCAGCATACTCTCCTTGAGAATTTGCAATTTGTAGTCTGGTAATTTGTAATTTGTTTCTCCAAACGTTTCTAAAGATTTGACCGATTCTTATTCAATAAGAAAATGATAGCTCAATAAGTTATATCAATAAAATAATAACGCACCAAAAGCAGTAGATGATTCTATCATCAAATCAGTATCTTGTAAAGGAAATTTTCCCAATAAACTATTACTTGATTGAAGACCAGAAATTTCCATTCCTTAACTTTTGGTACTCTTGATCTTAAAAACTAggtaccaaaaccttagttgcTTTCTCTAGATTCTCTCTTTCTATTGGCAATTATTTTTACTTTCTCAAAAGTTTGATTTCTAATAATCCTCCTCTATTCTTCATATTTACATTGCATTTTCCTATGTTTCTTTACATTCCATACTATGAGAATCTTATTGATTTTTATTTACAACCGATTCTAAGGATGATAGGATGtgaaataattatttttctatTCGCATTAGAATGCATTAAAGATTCTATATCGAGCAATTTATTGGTTGTTTATCTTGCGTACTGATCTAATTTTTGCGTCAACAGATTTAAACACTTTAGAAGAATTCTATACTTGTTTATGCTAATAATTGATTTAGTTGTTTAATTTCTAATTGATATACATTCTAGCTTTTCTGCCAACAACTCTTATGAATTACCAACTAATGATTTTCAGGTATTACATTAATTCTACCCACCTAAGTTTCACTCTCAAAACTTAATTTGACCAGATTAGCATAAAAACAAACTGCCCTTCCAATTATATCACTTTACATGAACAAGTATTAATTAAACTACTAGTATTTAGGGCACACACCAATATGTGTACACCTAATAAAAAAcatattattaaaattttgagtaaatttgttgaaatcattttcaaaggaattggttttatatttttgacaatggGTATtggaaaattcatgaaaataagTATACAAATAGATAGTTATTTAGCAGTAATCCATAACCATAATCGATAGTTGATTACATTGGGTAGCTAGCAAGGGtagttaaaaaataatataaaatgacaaaattttatttgtacCAAAAGCCCTCTTCCCCTTCATATATTTACAACAAAAGCTTTCTCCACCTTTACATAGAGCATAGATATTATTTACTCAAGGACAATTCATGTTCCCCCCTCCCTCCTCACCTTTTTGGTCAATCGTCAACTCCTTTTACTACTCTTACTCTAACCAATATTAGGAAATGACCCAACTGGACGAAGAAGATCTCACCTGTATATCAAAGCGGTTCACTAGACCAAAGAAGGGTTGCTTCATGTTCAAATCCGCTATTCTTTTTACAAGGCCATAGAAATTTCAAACACCTAATGCCCATTACATTTCCCTTGCGTCAACATAAATCCAAACATCAAGAAGTAATTCCACTTAATTATCCTTATTTTCATTTCAACTTTAGTTATTTCTAAAGTGATAATCATGTCTTACTATTCATTAAAGTAATCTACTATCAATTAAAACTCCATTAGTAAATTCCGTGCTCCACCCCGAATTTATTTCATACTACATGCTATCACAGTGGATCTAGAAATATTATAACATAACCACCTAGAAATTTCTTCAAGACATAATCCTTTTCAATAACATCACCCACTCATGATTTTCAATCTAGAATTACCTGTAGTTTTAAGATTCAAATCAAGTGATCATAAAGCCATGTGAGAAAAACTAAtgaacataaattaaatttctaacTCATCGATTGCCATAAATGGTCCTATTAGAAACTAATTCTTGCAATCATTAATTGGTAGACATGCTATAAAAATGTGTCCTAGGCCTCCTGATCTTCTAAACAAACATGTAAGAGTAGAAGGGGTTTCATGAACATCCTCCCAATGAGGAATATTATATGAACGGATCCCAATCACGAATTAAAGATTCGTGAAAAAAGAGATAAACCTTAAAAAACTGGGCAattccaataaagtttgataaGAGAATGAGATATTACTTAGGCCCTATTTGGCAAATAACTCCCAATAAATATCTGGGTGAAACTTAGGCCTCGTTTGGCGAATGAGTTTTTTagatgtttgtctaaaattttattgtaactcactataaaaattgtagcaaaaatttttaaaatgacaaacttttttcttttctttttatttctttttctttttcattttctttctttctttctttttttcttttctttcctttcttcttcatctccgTTCCCCGTCCCCTACCACCTCTCCCTTCCAATTGGAACAAGAATTTTTTTGTGCTCTTTTCTCTCTCCCCTCCCCTCTCCCTCCTTTCCTGGGTGCTTTCTAGTCATGCGACCAGATTGGGCAAAGGGGTAAGGGAAGGTTGGTGGGGAAGGGAGAATGGGGGAGAGAGGTGgtggggaagagagagagagagtaggtGGCCTTCGGTGCCAGCTAATCTTGGTCAGTGGTGAGGTGGGGGTGGGTTGGGGTGGAATGAGAAAGgaggaagaaaattttttttatgtgttttgtatattttgaaatatgtagtttaaaaatttttagcagttttttgagattactgtagttaaaattgttaaaaaattggTAAGAAACAAACTTAgccaaaaattcatttgccaaaCAGGCCATTAGTTCTAGGAATGCTTTGAAAATCCTTGTTAGAGGGATAGTGAAATTCTTGTTATCCATTAATATCTAAGGTCATGTTATTCAATAATGGTAATtgcgaatttttttttcttttttgattgatttttattCATAAATTCAAGCTGTTATTCAAATTATAGTAATTTATTGTTGAATTTGGATTATTTATGTTGAATTTGGCTAGTTATAAAGTTAATTGAAGATGCATAAAAGTTTCATAAATAAGGCAGCCTGTTTCGACTTTGTTTTCGATGAGGTGTCGATTATGTTTGTGAACTTGAATGACACAAAGGGCAAGCTACTCCTACTACTGCTACTTATATTGCATTTGGGGAGGAGTCCCGCATCTCGCGCTGGAGTTGTTACCGGTGTAGTAAAATAGTAATCCAATATGCAATTAACGAATTTCTTATGTTTAGTTAAAAAGAAAGCGGAAGAAAACAAGAATATGAGAACAGATGGAAATTAatgtaaaacaaaaggaaaaaaaaaggcaaattaCATTGTATTTCTTATGATTTAGTATTTTTGTACATAACCCCCctataattttaaaagttatatataatccgctcataatttggattaaagtgtcaaaataacGGAAATAATCATTTGTAAAGGAACCtataaaaatgtcgaaattattcttatttaaaaattcaaATGGTTGAAGTGATCAacatatataaacataatatgcatGACACTCTAACCCtgtatgattttatattttatgaTATAACCCTCTTATGATTTAATGTTTTATTATGTAACTTCCTTATTGTTTTCACTATATATACATAACTCGCTTGTAGTCAATAgataatttttaactttataaaggggcattttttatattttaattgattccattatggattgcaaattttgttactttgatactttaattcaaatcatgaagagattatatataacttttaaaattatagGAAAGTTATGTacaaaaaaatactaaactataggggggtaaagtgtaatttgcctgTATGCAGCGTCCCGCCCCTTTCATGTCACTGGATTGGGAGGACTGTAGTATGAAAGGCTGCATGCAACTGTAGTACGCATCTCCTTAATACTACTACTACATCATTATTAGCTAgtgttattattgatttggtAGTAGTATTCCCGTCACTTTTGCTGCATTATTAATCAATTGTCACTTGCGAGAAagcttgataaaaaaaaaaaatcatctccAAAAACATGAATTTTTATGTTATTGGCAAAATCTGAGTCATGAACCTTCCGGAACGTTCGTCAGTCTAACAAAAACACTTGCCTTGTTATAAAGTGAACTAGAAAAATTACCTCGCGGTATAATTTTTAGAAGAATAAACTAAATACCATCCGTTAGCCAACCACAAGTGATTCTTAGACTGTTTATTCCAAAAAATTGCCGAATAATGATATTATGAAGTATGTAACTACTTTATGCTGCTGTTTAAGGGATTCACATTTTCTAGTGTCGGCAGTGTACACTTAGTGGTGGCTGCACTTAGTGGTGGCTGATGAGTAGGTTTTGAAATTAGAAAGATAGATTGAATAGATGATAAAATTTACTATGTATTCTGTAGTTATTGTTGTAGTATCTATTTACATATTTTGTCTTTAACATTTAATATTTACGTCTATTATATTCTGTAGTTGTTGTTGTAATGATTTCCACGAAGACTTCAAGTCATCGTGAGCTATTGTTCCGAATTAACCATTGAGGTTCTTGCGTGAATATGTTTGTACTGGAGAACGgatatatatgtatatctaATGATGATACATAGGACAACTGAAAGAAAAATACTTATAAACAACCATAATCTTCGCGCTATATAACATATGTTTTGCTGAAGAACAGAcagaaattcaaaatcaaacccGTACGATTGAGCTTCATGCGACAATTTTATTTAATGTGGGCATGGATAACCAACccattgtttatttatttaccaTTTTCGTCTCCGGCATTAACAAGCAGGAGTACATTTGATTTCATCCCTCCTTCAGTAGATAGCGATCGAGAGGAAGGAACTGATCAGGCAGCACGAGCATAGGACCGTAGCAGGGATTGGAAATTTACCTCGTGATGAAGGTAGGGGAAAACCATGATGCCTCCATAAACAGGAGAGTTCTGCAGATAGGGAAGAACATGATAAACTAGCACATTAGGTGGGATGTAACCGCCCTCAGGTGCGATATCTTTTGAGATAGGTATTCCCAGGAACAATAGATTAACGCCTGGATAATCAGACCAATTGTCCCAGCTCCGGAAGAGGAGACTGGTATCGTTTGGAGGGACAAACTGACAAGATGGGTTGTCGAAAAATTCCACCCGCACCTGATCAACGACTCCAGTTCTGATAGTTGCGTCAAGAGCAGGGTCAGGAATAGGACATTCCGCCGCTACGGCTAAGATCACATTTGGGTATCCCTTAAGTGCCCGAGCAAGATCATCCAAGTAAGTCGTGTTTCCGCTGTGGATGTGAAGCTCTACGCCATCTAAAACAGCTGTGCCGAATGGACGGTCGCTTGATTCACCGCCTAAGTAAGTGTTCCAGACATAGGCTGCCACTTCTTCCGCATCTTCGACGGAAGTAAGGTTCGGTTGTCCTGCGAGAGAAATAAACACTTTGGTCTGATTATTCTGGCAAGATTCTATGTCTGATGAGCTCGGCCAAGGATGAATTATGTTCAATTCAGGCATCTGGCCGCtgccaaaattttccagaaaggCAATATTCACGTCGGTAGCGAATTCTCGCCTGCAGAACTCAGCCAAACTTGATGGTTCTTTATGGCCTCGGCCCCAGTATTGGACAATTCCGGCAGCTTCGGAGGACCCAATCAGAGAAGCAATCAACAACAGGAATGTCATTGCTGAGAACAGTGGTTGCAAAGAGGcagccatttttttttctttcttttcggtGATTTTTGGAGCTTTGCTTTGGTGAGTTCACTTGCACAATGACTGACCATTTTATAGATGAGTTTATCTCAAGTGGATGTTCAGCATCTAGAATATCCAAACATCCGTACAAGAAAACGTGAATGGCACGATTTCTCATTTCTGCTCTCAAAAAGGTGAATGgtattatttttgtgttttaatgTTGCTAGAGACTACCGTTGTGCTCGCCTAACCTCATCCACAACTGGACGAAGAAagatctttttctttcttttttttttttttgggacattACACGGCAGCTATGGGGGAAGTGGATCCTTGAAATTAACGGGGACTGAATCACTGTTAGATTAGACGAGTGCTCCAAACACCCTCTAGATTTTAGAAGAAATTGCATATCAAGTAATAATTGATGGAAGACAAAATTCGAATCTCGATAAGAGAAAACTAGGAGTTTTGTTTGAAATGTAAAATTTCCATGAACATTCTTGAAGTAAAAAGAGTGCTCAAGTAGTCTACGAAATCCTTCAACTATGGTACAATAAAGTGAAATGAGTGCCTTTCAATGTGCAATAATGGTAGGGGCAACTATTCTACTAACCTGGTCTAAATTATGAATGTCTCACTGCTGCTTCAAATGCAATTTTAATTTACACTTTTTACCATCTCTCTATAActttaaaaattaaagtaacCTGCAGAACATGCCCTTACTATGTGCACAAATATTCATACCGATGTGCAAAACTTTGGAATGGTCCTAGTTCGATAGATCAGTAATAGTAGAAATGTAAAGTTCAATACTTCCACCTCAAAAGTAACTGCAAAATATGTCAGTTGGAATGATCCCATTTAATTATGTTACAAATATATCACTACTAGTAGAAATATAAAGTTCAAATCACCCCTTATTTAATTATGTTAAGTTGTTAAGATTTTCCCACTCAATCCTTCTGACGTTTGGTCTTaagcaagaaaatttttttcctcgCCCTCAGTGTGAATGCGACTCTCATGTATAAATAATCTCATAGCAAAACATGTTCTTACCGATCACAGAAGCGAAGCTTGTACACAGGAATGTATAGATTCCAGTTACATCCAACTAATCACTGTTTAAGCATACGAATTAGCCATCACGGGCTAAAACACAGAGCCAATTCCCAGTTGGTTCTAGATAAAGGGATCTTCCTCTAACCTGCTGTCACATCCTTTACAGGAGCCAAGACAGCAGAAACTATGTCCACAGCCGAGATATGTCTCTGCTGAAACATAGCCAAATTCCTTGCTGTCCATAGCTAGTATACCACCACATTGAAAGCCAATCTCCTGACCTGATCAACAAATGAGTTTGAGTGGCAGTCCAGGTGCAAGTGCAACCGCTTTGTGATACAACACGGAGAAAAAGATTTAATGGTTAAGGTCGATAATTCAATAATTAGAGATCTTGTTTAGGCTCAAAACCCTCTTCTCCCTCTTTGCTTCTTAAATTCCACCCTTCAATCCTATGTTATTGAAGGCTCAAAACATATTGAGCCTTCAACTAGTCATCctatttttctagaattttaattaatttatttatttcaaaaattgattCATGTCTTCTGTTTGGATTCATGTCTTTGTTGCTTTTAATTCCTTAATTTTAACGTAGCCCCAAACACGGCATATAATAGTCACTCTCTTAATAAATGCAATTAATTAATCATACCAAATATAACGTTTGGATTAGGTATTGTAGCACACCTTAGTTTTATTCTGTTCCCTATTTTACTTAGTTTCAAACATGCCCTACAATAGTCAACCCTCTAAtaatgcaattaaataaatataccAAAAATATCTATACATAtttgaaactaaaaataattgtaTCCGTAATAatcaatataaaaaattaactaaaaaacAATCTTTGACTAACATAAACTAATAATCTAAGTTCTTGTCCTCCAAAGAAATAACAATATTCCAAATCATATAAGTTGAACAGCTTAGCAAATTAACAAAATTGACTAACAAACACAACAcaagattacaaaatattcAACATTTTTGTATTCTTTTCCGAACTAAAATTTACAAatcatacccaaaaaaaaaaaaactaatttaagTTCCTATCCTCGAAAGACATAACAAGATTCCAAATCATATAGTTGAACAATTTAGCGAATTggcaaaattgactaaaaaaaaatacaagaagagaaaaaatattttttgtattGCTTTCCTAACTGAAATTTACAAATCATAcccaaaatttagaaaaaatgaaatatacTTATCAGATACTTCAATTTTTAGAATCATCatgcacaaaaaataaaaaatagctCTAAATTTCGGCCCGGACCTAGATCTAAAATTGGACCTAAATTATTTATAATCAGACGTTATTCATGCTATTAGAATTGTTCGAGcataaaaaagaaatataatatttttaccTATTCTTTTGTTGAGcaatcaaaattaaaattatgtTATAGTTATGactaaagaaatggagaaggaTACTTTGCAACTACTTAAAGTTTTTATTTAAACTAAAGACATATTGAAACTAGGAAAATTAGTTTAGAAAAGATAATTTGAAAATAATGCACAAAATTTGGCTCTATAGATGTAGCATCTACAGAAAAGGACGATTTGCATTCAGGGGTTGTGGGGATATGGAAAAGTAGCACGGAATCGGGTTGCTGCAAGGTAGAGTATGAGGACAAGGGAAGAAGGAAGTAGGAAAGTGGTGATGTGGGGTCGTAGAAAAAGTTAAAGGAAGCTAAGATCCTGTTTGGAATGCTATTTTCTGCCAGAAAATtgtgtcgttttccgtgatcacatttccctattacctttttttcctcacatacatcaaatcgtcacagtaatttttccatagaacatgacggaaaatgcaatccaaaagGAGCGTAAATTTACGCAATGATACTAAACTACTTAAAGtttaaaatttcaattgaaaatattaatattatgaAAATTAGTTTAGGAACgacaattcacaaaaattacaCAAAGTATGGCTCCATTTTGATGGGTTACTTTTAGGAT from the Coffea arabica cultivar ET-39 chromosome 11e, Coffea Arabica ET-39 HiFi, whole genome shotgun sequence genome contains:
- the LOC113719497 gene encoding acidic endochitinase-like, which produces MAASLQPLFSAMTFLLLIASLIGSSEAAGIVQYWGRGHKEPSSLAEFCRREFATDVNIAFLENFGSGQMPELNIIHPWPSSSDIESCQNNQTKVFISLAGQPNLTSVEDAEEVAAYVWNTYLGGESSDRPFGTAVLDGVELHIHSGNTTYLDDLARALKGYPNVILAVAAECPIPDPALDATIRTGVVDQVRVEFFDNPSCQFVPPNDTSLLFRSWDNWSDYPGVNLLFLGIPISKDIAPEGGYIPPNVLVYHVLPYLQNSPVYGGIMVFPYLHHEVNFQSLLRSYARAA